A window of the Vibrio fluvialis genome harbors these coding sequences:
- the flaG gene encoding flagellar protein FlaG, translating into MEVSSYTSNIQPYGSQSGIKLASENESVKSASDSKEDYRSVRRTEKVSEHITEQLKRSQDQTLEAAVEQSRERERLNEEQRAKMVERMNDFVTSINKGLAFRVDEESGREVVTIYEAKTGDIIRQIPEEEMLEVLRRLAKEQNHKSGLLVVKA; encoded by the coding sequence CACGTCGAACATCCAGCCTTACGGCTCGCAAAGTGGCATTAAACTTGCTTCAGAAAATGAGAGCGTGAAAAGCGCTTCCGATTCGAAGGAAGACTACCGTTCAGTGCGACGGACTGAAAAAGTCTCGGAGCACATTACTGAACAGCTGAAACGCAGCCAGGACCAGACGCTGGAAGCCGCCGTTGAACAATCCCGGGAACGGGAACGTCTTAACGAAGAGCAACGGGCAAAAATGGTTGAACGAATGAATGACTTCGTGACTTCAATCAACAAGGGACTGGCGTTCAGAGTGGATGAAGAATCCGGACGGGAAGTGGTGACGATTTATGAAGCTAAAACCGGCGACATTATTCGTCAAATCCCAGAAGAGGAAATGCTTGAAGTATTGCGGCGTCTAGCCAAGGAACAGAACCATAAATCGGGCCTGTTAGTGGTGAAGGCGTAA
- the fliD gene encoding flagellar filament capping protein FliD produces MSLGPMGMNTGFDINSMVSKIVNAERVPKQQSIDNKRTEIDSSISAYGRLRESLDTMKNLMTNFRQEKAFAVRKVDTSDDKVVSATATTDAIAGKYAVDVLQLAQSHKLASDVLPEDAKFGPGKLHISLGDKSFSVDVRSDSKLIDIVRGINGEKANPGVRASVINDVDGPRLIVASNVSGKDHRISIRADAQAGDALKHLEYKTLEDRVKDLEKARAQAQQLLAPLTPEQQKIAAKVAEKIGDAAREVDKSVAEQIDNVAQTAANGQPKPDGSPGELPDSALKAAAAAGSQVNKYLKPEDRIPGWTETASGTLLDSYSEPEPELDDKALEKAPDVPGWSNTASGTLTASYVTPKEAQARLDAKLAKEQAAIDAAVKSGKMTPEQAKQAERAKMAPEEREALEKAEQVQSELKAAQEAFDAYKGMSQVQAGQDSLVLLDGVAKLSSHNNVIEDAIDGVDLTLKGKTNNVEQPAEIGIEYDRDSVRGDIEQFVAAYNQFFQVSKELSSVDPRTGQAGPLAGDSIVRSADSRLKSVFSSSIDQAPDELKSLTEFGITTTRQGTLEINYDMLNRQLNNNFTKLGDFFGGNRGFAKRVEDAIQSMTGVTGSIRTREKSLGEQTRRLSDDQSALDRRMDSLEKRTHSKFSAMQDATGKMQSQLASMMNALGQ; encoded by the coding sequence ATGAGTTTAGGCCCAATGGGGATGAACACTGGCTTTGATATCAATTCAATGGTCAGCAAAATTGTGAATGCGGAGCGCGTGCCTAAGCAGCAAAGCATTGACAATAAGCGAACCGAAATTGATTCGAGCATCAGTGCCTACGGCAGACTCAGAGAGTCGCTGGATACGATGAAGAATCTAATGACGAACTTTCGTCAGGAGAAGGCTTTCGCGGTGCGTAAAGTCGATACTTCTGACGACAAGGTCGTCTCAGCGACCGCAACCACAGATGCAATCGCAGGCAAATACGCAGTCGATGTGTTGCAGCTTGCTCAAAGCCATAAACTGGCGTCCGACGTATTACCGGAAGACGCAAAGTTTGGTCCGGGTAAGCTGCATATTTCGCTTGGCGACAAATCTTTCAGCGTCGATGTACGCTCCGATTCCAAGCTGATTGATATCGTTCGTGGTATCAACGGCGAAAAAGCCAACCCAGGTGTTCGTGCTTCCGTCATCAATGACGTTGACGGCCCTCGCCTGATCGTGGCTTCCAATGTCTCAGGTAAAGATCATCGCATCAGTATCCGCGCAGACGCGCAAGCAGGCGATGCGCTCAAACATCTCGAATACAAAACGTTAGAAGATCGGGTCAAAGATCTGGAAAAAGCCCGTGCTCAGGCGCAGCAACTCCTTGCCCCTTTGACACCAGAGCAGCAAAAAATTGCCGCTAAAGTGGCAGAAAAAATTGGTGATGCCGCACGTGAAGTGGATAAATCCGTCGCCGAGCAGATCGATAACGTGGCGCAAACCGCCGCTAACGGTCAACCAAAACCGGATGGCAGCCCGGGCGAGTTGCCGGACTCGGCGTTAAAAGCGGCCGCGGCCGCAGGCAGTCAAGTTAACAAATATCTCAAACCAGAAGATCGCATTCCGGGTTGGACTGAAACGGCGTCCGGGACGTTGTTGGACTCTTATTCTGAACCTGAACCGGAACTTGATGACAAAGCGCTAGAGAAAGCACCGGATGTGCCGGGGTGGAGCAACACCGCTTCAGGGACACTGACCGCCTCTTATGTGACTCCGAAAGAAGCGCAAGCAAGACTGGATGCTAAACTGGCTAAAGAGCAGGCGGCGATTGATGCTGCGGTCAAAAGCGGCAAAATGACGCCGGAGCAAGCTAAGCAGGCTGAGCGCGCGAAGATGGCACCTGAAGAGCGTGAAGCGCTCGAAAAAGCCGAGCAAGTGCAGTCTGAACTTAAAGCGGCGCAAGAAGCATTCGATGCCTACAAAGGGATGAGTCAGGTACAAGCGGGTCAGGATTCGCTGGTGCTGCTGGATGGTGTGGCCAAGCTGTCCAGCCACAACAACGTGATTGAAGATGCGATTGACGGCGTGGATCTGACCTTAAAAGGCAAAACCAACAACGTTGAACAGCCCGCGGAAATCGGCATTGAGTATGACCGCGACAGTGTGCGCGGTGATATTGAACAATTCGTTGCGGCCTATAACCAGTTCTTTCAGGTCAGTAAGGAACTGAGCAGTGTTGACCCTCGCACCGGACAAGCCGGCCCGCTCGCGGGCGACAGTATTGTGCGCAGTGCGGACTCACGTCTCAAGTCGGTGTTCTCGTCATCGATTGACCAGGCACCGGACGAGCTCAAAAGCCTGACGGAATTTGGTATCACCACCACGCGTCAAGGGACGCTGGAAATCAACTATGATATGCTCAACCGCCAGTTGAATAACAATTTCACTAAGCTGGGGGATTTTTTTGGTGGCAACCGTGGTTTTGCAAAACGGGTAGAAGATGCCATTCAAAGCATGACCGGTGTGACGGGTTCAATTCGTACCCGCGAGAAGAGCCTCGGTGAGCAGACGCGTCGTTTGTCTGACGATCAGTCTGCACTGGATCGCCGCATGGACAGTTTAGAGAAACGGACTCATTCTAAGTTTTCGGCCATGCAGGATGCCACCGGCAAAATGCAATCGCAGCTTGCCAGCATGATGAATGCGCTAGGACAGTAA
- a CDS encoding flagellar protein FliT, translating into MKGTLQALCDLNHQLKDKLAVDDINTEEITALVDNREQLLHDLLTYVSDNPDFARSDEWRSAVRDTQLLVELMQSKTAAIGKTLHKYRHGNKSVQQYKKFL; encoded by the coding sequence ATGAAAGGTACACTTCAAGCGTTGTGTGATTTAAATCACCAATTAAAAGATAAGCTTGCAGTCGACGACATTAATACTGAAGAAATCACAGCGCTGGTCGATAACAGAGAACAGTTATTGCATGACTTACTGACCTACGTGTCAGACAACCCGGACTTCGCTCGTTCAGATGAATGGCGTAGTGCCGTACGAGATACACAACTCCTTGTTGAATTGATGCAGTCAAAAACCGCCGCGATAGGCAAAACGCTCCATAAATATCGCCACGGCAATAAATCGGTTCAGCAATACAAAAAGTTTTTATAA
- the fliS gene encoding flagellar export chaperone FliS: protein MRGSLQAYKKVSVDSQLSAASPHKIVQMLMAGAIERLIQGKAAMAQGNIPVKGERLGKALDIIISLRSCLSMDDGGDIAQNLDQLYEFMITQITAANHQNDPQPLDDVIDIIREIKSAWDQIPAEYHNLTASEVGL from the coding sequence ATGCGTGGTTCTTTACAGGCGTACAAAAAAGTATCAGTGGATAGCCAGCTAAGTGCGGCCTCACCGCATAAAATCGTACAAATGCTGATGGCCGGTGCCATCGAACGCCTGATTCAGGGCAAAGCAGCAATGGCTCAGGGCAACATTCCGGTGAAAGGCGAACGTCTTGGTAAGGCGTTAGACATCATCATCAGCCTGCGCAGCTGTCTTTCAATGGATGACGGTGGCGATATCGCACAGAATCTGGATCAGCTGTACGAGTTCATGATCACCCAAATCACGGCGGCGAACCATCAAAACGATCCTCAGCCACTGGATGACGTAATCGACATTATTCGTGAGATCAAGTCAGCGTGGGACCAAATCCCTGCGGAATATCACAATTTGACTGCTTCAGAAGTGGGACTGTGA
- a CDS encoding sigma-54 dependent transcriptional regulator, translating into MQGLAKLLVIEDDPSIRLSLSTILEFVGEQCEVIESSQLDQIDWSAVWAGCILGSISAQTLSESLSETLSKANHIPLLVANKQPYSLEEFPQFVGELEFPLNYPQLSEALRHCKEFLGRKGIQVLATARKNTLFRSLVGQSHGIQEVRHLIEQVSGTEANVLILGESGTGKEVVARNIHYHSSRRGGPFVPINCGAIPAELLESELFGHEKGAFTGAITARKGRFELAEGGTLFLDEIGDMPMSMQVKLLRVLQERCFERVGGNSTIKANVRVIAATHRDLESMIEDQRFREDLYYRLNVFPIEMPALKERKEDIPLLLQELMTRLEAEGGMPICFTPRSINSLMEHDWPGNVRELANLVERMVILYPNSLVDVNHLPTKYRYSDIPEFQPEPSRFSSVEEQERDVLAEIFSEDFSFEPEEELNGRMDAPQSLPPEGVNLKELLADLEVNLINQALEAQGGVVARAADMLGMRRTTLVEKMRKYNMQR; encoded by the coding sequence ATGCAAGGTTTAGCAAAACTACTTGTGATCGAGGACGATCCGTCTATTCGTCTGAGTCTCAGTACCATATTAGAATTTGTAGGGGAACAATGTGAGGTGATTGAGTCTTCACAGTTGGATCAGATTGACTGGTCTGCTGTTTGGGCTGGTTGCATTCTTGGTTCGATCAGTGCTCAAACGTTATCTGAGTCTCTGTCCGAAACGCTTTCAAAAGCCAATCATATCCCTCTATTGGTAGCTAATAAGCAGCCATACTCTCTGGAAGAGTTCCCGCAATTCGTGGGTGAGCTAGAATTTCCGTTAAATTATCCTCAGTTGAGCGAAGCGCTCAGACACTGCAAAGAGTTCCTTGGACGCAAAGGTATTCAGGTGCTGGCGACAGCGCGTAAAAATACCCTGTTCCGCAGCTTGGTTGGCCAGAGCCATGGCATTCAGGAAGTCCGCCATCTGATTGAACAGGTGTCCGGTACCGAAGCCAATGTGCTTATCCTCGGCGAATCGGGCACGGGTAAAGAAGTGGTTGCCCGCAATATTCACTATCATTCTTCCCGTCGCGGTGGTCCATTTGTGCCAATCAACTGTGGCGCGATTCCCGCTGAATTGCTGGAAAGCGAACTGTTTGGTCACGAAAAAGGCGCGTTTACCGGAGCAATAACCGCTCGTAAAGGCCGTTTTGAACTGGCTGAAGGTGGCACGCTGTTCCTGGACGAAATTGGCGACATGCCGATGAGCATGCAGGTCAAACTGCTGCGCGTATTGCAGGAACGCTGTTTCGAGCGCGTAGGAGGCAACTCCACGATTAAAGCCAATGTTCGTGTGATTGCGGCGACGCATCGCGACTTGGAATCGATGATTGAAGACCAGCGTTTCCGCGAAGATCTCTACTATCGCCTCAATGTGTTCCCAATCGAGATGCCGGCATTAAAAGAGCGGAAAGAAGATATCCCGCTTTTACTGCAGGAATTGATGACTCGTCTCGAAGCGGAAGGGGGCATGCCGATTTGCTTTACGCCGCGTTCAATCAACTCATTGATGGAACACGACTGGCCAGGCAATGTGCGCGAGCTGGCTAACCTCGTGGAACGAATGGTTATCCTCTATCCGAATAGTCTGGTGGATGTGAACCATTTGCCGACTAAATATCGTTACAGTGATATTCCCGAATTCCAGCCTGAGCCGAGCCGTTTCAGCTCGGTGGAAGAGCAGGAGCGTGATGTGCTGGCAGAGATTTTCTCAGAAGATTTCAGTTTCGAGCCGGAAGAAGAACTCAATGGCCGTATGGATGCGCCGCAATCGTTGCCACCGGAAGGGGTCAACCTTAAAGAGTTACTGGCCGACCTTGAGGTGAACCTGATCAACCAGGCGCTGGAAGCGCAGGGTGGAGTCGTCGCTCGCGCCGCGGATATGCTGGGTATGCGTCGTACTACACTGGTTGAAAAGATGCGCAAGTACAATATGCAACGTTGA
- a CDS encoding sensor histidine kinase, which produces MDDAAQEQHSHLDSLEHQVERYQQVLDVMPAGVILLDTQGIVREANPEARRLLEVPLVGERWYTVIHTAFAPREDDGHEISLRNGRKVRLAISASATGQLILITDLTETRLLQSRISDLQRLSSLGRMVASLAHQVRTPLSSAMLYAANLSAPNLPQPTRERFQTKLLDRLHDLEKQVNDMLLFAKGGDNKVIKPFSLAELVTEFMPMIETAVKNNGIDYGQEVEQEETILLGNVNAIASALSNLVMNAIQIVGKGAQIDVFFRPVNGELKISVQDNGPGVAKELQQKIMEPFFTTRSQGTGLGLAVVQMVCRAHDGRLELISEPGDGACFTMCLPLDRQPPISQSDTGE; this is translated from the coding sequence ATGGACGACGCAGCGCAAGAACAGCATTCACATTTAGACTCTCTGGAACATCAGGTCGAGCGTTACCAACAGGTGCTGGATGTGATGCCAGCCGGCGTTATTTTGCTTGATACCCAGGGTATTGTTCGTGAAGCCAATCCGGAAGCGCGCCGCTTGTTAGAAGTCCCGCTGGTGGGCGAGCGCTGGTATACCGTGATTCATACTGCGTTTGCGCCGCGTGAAGATGACGGCCATGAGATTTCACTGCGGAACGGACGCAAAGTACGTCTGGCGATTTCCGCATCGGCAACGGGCCAGTTGATCCTGATTACCGACCTGACCGAGACGCGTTTGTTGCAGTCGCGTATCAGTGACCTGCAGCGTCTGTCATCGCTCGGGCGTATGGTGGCCTCGCTGGCGCATCAGGTCCGCACGCCTTTGTCGAGTGCCATGCTTTATGCTGCCAATCTGTCAGCACCGAATTTACCGCAGCCGACCCGCGAGCGTTTTCAGACGAAACTGCTCGATCGTCTGCACGATCTGGAAAAGCAGGTCAACGATATGTTGCTGTTCGCCAAAGGTGGCGATAACAAAGTGATTAAGCCGTTCTCGCTGGCGGAACTGGTGACCGAATTTATGCCGATGATCGAAACGGCGGTCAAAAATAATGGCATCGATTACGGTCAGGAAGTCGAGCAGGAAGAGACGATCTTGCTGGGCAACGTCAATGCGATTGCATCAGCGCTGAGTAATCTGGTCATGAACGCGATTCAGATTGTTGGCAAAGGCGCGCAAATCGATGTCTTTTTCCGTCCGGTAAACGGCGAGCTAAAAATTTCTGTGCAGGACAATGGTCCGGGAGTTGCGAAAGAGCTGCAGCAAAAAATCATGGAGCCTTTCTTTACTACCCGCTCTCAGGGCACGGGCCTGGGTCTTGCGGTTGTACAAATGGTCTGTCGTGCTCACGACGGCCGACTCGAGTTGATTTCTGAACCGGGGGATGGTGCGTGTTTTACCATGTGCCTGCCTCTGGATCGTCAACCACCAATTTCTCAATCAGACACTGGAGAATGA
- a CDS encoding sigma-54-dependent transcriptional regulator, whose amino-acid sequence MAQSKVLIVEDDEGLREALVDTLALAGYEWLEADCAEDALVKLKTYPVDIVVSDVQMAGMGGLALLRNIKQHWPNLPVLLMTAYANIEDAVSAMKEGAIDYMAKPFAPEVLLNMVSRYAPVKSDDNGDAVVADEKSLKLLALAEKVAKTDANVMVLGPSGSGKEVMSRYIHNASPRKDGPFVAINCAAIPDNMLEATLFGYEKGAFTGAVQACPGKFEQAQGGTILLDEISEMDLNLQAKLLRVLQEREVERLGSRKSVKLDVRVLATSNRDLKSYVQEKKFREDLYYRLNVFPIAWPALCERKGDIEPLANHLVERHCKKLGLAVPKVSSAAIGKLLAYNWPGNVRELDNVIQRALILSEQDNIDQEHILLEGLDWQDASSLQQVVESGEVATPEIKPVAEVDFAKAISSGAGLGGELRDQEYAIIMETLVECHGRRKEMAEKLGISPRTLRYKLAKMRDAGIDIPG is encoded by the coding sequence ATGGCTCAAAGCAAAGTCTTAATCGTTGAAGATGACGAAGGTCTACGCGAAGCCCTGGTAGACACCCTGGCTCTGGCTGGCTACGAATGGCTGGAGGCCGATTGCGCCGAGGACGCTTTGGTCAAACTGAAAACCTATCCGGTGGATATCGTAGTGTCTGATGTGCAGATGGCAGGCATGGGTGGTCTGGCGCTGCTGCGTAACATTAAACAACATTGGCCGAACTTGCCTGTGCTGCTGATGACGGCATACGCCAACATCGAAGATGCAGTCTCGGCGATGAAAGAAGGCGCGATTGACTACATGGCGAAACCTTTTGCGCCGGAAGTGCTGCTGAACATGGTGAGCCGATATGCACCCGTTAAATCTGACGATAACGGTGATGCGGTGGTCGCGGATGAGAAGAGCCTGAAACTACTGGCCTTAGCAGAGAAAGTGGCTAAAACGGATGCCAACGTGATGGTTCTGGGCCCTAGTGGTTCGGGTAAAGAAGTGATGTCGCGTTACATTCACAACGCGTCACCGCGCAAAGATGGTCCGTTTGTCGCGATCAACTGTGCGGCGATTCCGGACAACATGTTGGAAGCCACCCTGTTTGGCTACGAAAAAGGTGCGTTTACTGGCGCAGTTCAGGCCTGTCCGGGTAAGTTTGAACAGGCTCAGGGCGGAACGATTCTGCTGGATGAAATCAGCGAAATGGATCTCAACCTGCAAGCGAAACTGCTGCGTGTGCTGCAAGAACGTGAGGTGGAGCGTCTTGGCAGCCGCAAGAGCGTCAAACTTGATGTGCGCGTGCTGGCAACCAGTAACCGTGATCTTAAGTCGTATGTTCAAGAGAAAAAATTCCGTGAAGACCTGTACTACCGCCTGAACGTGTTCCCAATCGCCTGGCCTGCGCTGTGCGAGCGTAAAGGTGACATTGAGCCGCTGGCCAATCATCTGGTTGAGCGGCATTGTAAAAAGCTCGGTCTGGCGGTCCCGAAAGTCTCGTCCGCGGCGATTGGCAAGCTGCTTGCCTACAACTGGCCGGGTAACGTACGGGAACTCGACAACGTCATTCAGCGCGCGCTGATTTTGAGCGAGCAAGACAACATCGATCAGGAGCACATTCTGCTGGAAGGCCTTGATTGGCAGGATGCGTCGAGCTTGCAACAGGTTGTCGAGAGCGGAGAAGTGGCCACACCGGAAATCAAACCGGTCGCTGAAGTGGATTTTGCCAAAGCAATCAGCAGCGGCGCGGGTCTGGGCGGTGAGCTGCGCGATCAGGAATACGCCATCATCATGGAAACTCTGGTGGAATGTCACGGTCGGCGCAAAGAAATGGCTGAAAAGCTTGGGATTAGTCCTCGCACATTACGCTATAAACTGGCTAAAATGCGCGATGCAGGCATTGATATTCCCGGTTAA
- the fliE gene encoding flagellar hook-basal body complex protein FliE, which translates to MRLDGLQSEMQAMMVEAANSRPAATGQKVGADFGDMLTQAINNVNGLQKTSSDLQMRFDRGDEGVSLSDVMIARNKSSVAFEATIQVRNKLVDAYKELMNMPV; encoded by the coding sequence ATGAGACTAGACGGCTTACAAAGCGAAATGCAGGCGATGATGGTAGAAGCTGCCAACAGCCGTCCGGCAGCAACAGGACAAAAAGTTGGCGCTGACTTTGGCGATATGCTCACTCAGGCCATCAATAATGTGAACGGATTGCAGAAAACTTCCAGCGATTTACAGATGCGATTTGACCGTGGTGACGAAGGTGTGTCGCTGTCGGACGTTATGATTGCGCGTAATAAGTCGAGTGTGGCCTTTGAAGCCACGATTCAGGTACGCAACAAACTTGTTGATGCGTATAAAGAACTGATGAACATGCCAGTGTAA
- the fliF gene encoding flagellar basal-body MS-ring/collar protein FliF has protein sequence MAEDKQTTDLALSNGGDHSLLSSTDLDGGVQNPDMDEKSSSKLDFAMGDLDLLRQIVLVLSISICVALIVMLFFWVKEPEMRPLGAYETEELIPVLDYLDQQKQEYKLDGNTILVPNSDYNSLKLNMVRAGLNQSRQAGDDILLQDMGFGVSQRLEQERLKLSRERQLGKAIEEMRQVNKARVLLALPKQSVFVRHNQEASASVFLTLRTGTNLKQEEVDSIVDMVASAVPGMTPTRVTVTDQHGRLLSSGSQDPVSSARRKEQEMERKQEQNLRDKIDSVLIPILGLGNYTAQVDIELDFSAIEQTRKRFDPNTPSTRSEYTLEDYNNGNVVAGVPGALSNQPPADASIPQDVAQMKDGSVMGQGSVHKEATRNFELDTTISHERKQTGVINRQTVAVAVKNRANVNPDTGEITYTPLSESELSSIRQVLIGTVGYNENRGDLLNVLSMQFAEPEVEQMADVPIWDNPNFSDWIRWLASALVIIVVVLVLVRPAMKKLLNPAAEDDEQLYGPDGLPMGMGGETSLIGSDIEGGELFEFGSGIDLPNLHKDEDVLKAVRALVANEPELAAQVVKNWMQNA, from the coding sequence GTGGCTGAAGATAAGCAAACAACGGATCTGGCATTGTCCAACGGTGGTGACCATTCACTGCTGTCCAGCACTGATCTGGACGGCGGCGTACAAAACCCGGATATGGACGAAAAGAGCTCCTCCAAACTTGATTTCGCAATGGGCGATCTCGACCTGTTGCGTCAGATTGTGCTGGTGCTGTCGATCTCTATCTGTGTTGCTTTGATTGTGATGCTGTTTTTCTGGGTCAAAGAGCCGGAAATGCGTCCACTCGGTGCTTATGAGACGGAAGAACTGATTCCGGTACTGGATTATCTGGATCAGCAGAAACAAGAATACAAGCTGGATGGCAACACCATTCTGGTGCCGAACAGCGACTACAACAGCCTCAAACTGAACATGGTGCGTGCCGGACTCAATCAGTCCCGCCAAGCCGGTGATGACATTCTGCTGCAAGACATGGGCTTTGGTGTTTCTCAACGTCTTGAACAGGAACGCCTTAAGCTGAGTCGTGAACGTCAGCTCGGTAAAGCCATTGAAGAGATGCGTCAGGTCAACAAAGCTCGCGTACTTTTGGCGCTGCCAAAGCAAAGCGTATTTGTCCGTCACAATCAGGAAGCGTCGGCATCGGTCTTTCTGACATTGCGTACAGGCACCAACCTCAAACAAGAAGAAGTGGACTCAATTGTCGATATGGTCGCCAGTGCGGTTCCGGGCATGACCCCGACCCGCGTGACCGTGACCGATCAACATGGTCGACTACTCAGCTCGGGTTCTCAGGATCCGGTCTCTTCTGCACGTCGTAAAGAGCAGGAGATGGAGCGCAAGCAGGAGCAAAACCTGCGTGACAAAATCGACTCCGTGTTGATTCCGATTCTGGGTCTTGGCAACTACACCGCACAGGTTGATATTGAACTCGACTTCAGCGCCATTGAACAGACTCGTAAACGTTTTGACCCCAACACGCCATCGACCCGCAGTGAATACACGCTGGAAGATTACAACAACGGCAACGTAGTGGCAGGTGTGCCAGGTGCACTGAGCAACCAGCCACCAGCCGATGCCTCGATCCCACAAGACGTGGCACAGATGAAAGACGGTTCAGTCATGGGTCAGGGCTCGGTGCATAAAGAAGCGACGCGCAACTTTGAGCTCGACACCACCATCAGCCACGAGCGTAAGCAAACGGGCGTGATCAACCGTCAAACCGTTGCGGTTGCGGTGAAAAACCGCGCCAACGTGAATCCGGACACGGGTGAAATTACGTATACGCCGCTGAGCGAAAGCGAACTCAGTTCCATCCGTCAGGTACTGATTGGTACCGTGGGTTACAACGAAAACCGTGGTGACTTGCTGAACGTATTGAGCATGCAGTTTGCTGAGCCGGAAGTTGAACAAATGGCTGATGTGCCGATTTGGGACAACCCGAACTTCAGCGACTGGATTCGTTGGCTGGCAAGTGCACTGGTGATCATCGTGGTGGTTCTGGTGCTGGTGCGTCCGGCGATGAAGAAACTGCTCAACCCGGCAGCAGAAGACGACGAGCAGCTGTACGGTCCGGATGGCTTGCCTATGGGGATGGGTGGTGAAACCAGCTTAATCGGCAGTGATATTGAAGGTGGAGAACTGTTCGAGTTTGGTTCAGGTATTGACCTGCCAAATCTGCACAAGGACGAGGATGTACTCAAAGCAGTACGTGCTCTGGTGGCCAACGAGCCTGAACTTGCGGCTCAAGTTGTGAAGAACTGGATGCAAAATGCCTAA
- the fliG gene encoding flagellar motor switch protein FliG, protein MPNEIVKKDGGEVVESSVDISSIPGEERAAILLLSLNEEDAAGIIRHLEPKQVQRVGSAMARAKDLSQDKVSAVHRAFLEDIQKYTNIGMGSEDFMRNALIAALGEDKANNLVDQILLGTGSKGLDSLKWMDPRQVASIIVNEHPQIQTIVLSYLDPDQSAEILAQFSERDRLDLMMRIANLEEVQPSALAELNEIMEKQFAGQAGAQAAKIGGLKAAADIMNYLDNNIEGVLMDQMRDQDEDLATQIQDLMFVFENLVEVDDQGIQKLLRDVPQDVLQKALKGADDALRDKIFKNMSKRAAELMKDDLEAMPPIKVSDVEAAQKEILAIARRMADNGEIMLSGGADEFL, encoded by the coding sequence ATGCCTAACGAAATTGTAAAGAAAGATGGTGGAGAAGTGGTCGAATCATCTGTAGACATCTCGAGTATTCCCGGTGAAGAGCGAGCGGCGATTCTGCTGCTCAGTCTCAATGAAGAAGACGCCGCCGGGATTATTCGCCATTTAGAACCGAAGCAGGTTCAGCGCGTGGGTAGTGCCATGGCGCGAGCGAAAGATCTGAGTCAGGACAAAGTGAGTGCGGTGCACCGTGCCTTCCTGGAAGACATTCAGAAATACACCAATATTGGTATGGGCAGCGAAGACTTTATGCGTAACGCGCTGATTGCTGCTCTGGGTGAAGACAAAGCGAACAACCTGGTGGATCAAATTCTGTTGGGTACCGGCTCGAAAGGTCTGGATTCACTGAAATGGATGGACCCACGTCAGGTCGCCAGCATTATTGTTAACGAACACCCGCAAATTCAAACCATCGTTCTGTCGTATCTCGACCCGGATCAGTCTGCGGAAATTCTGGCGCAGTTCTCCGAACGTGACCGCCTCGATCTGATGATGCGTATTGCTAACCTGGAAGAAGTTCAACCATCGGCACTGGCCGAGTTGAACGAAATCATGGAGAAACAGTTTGCCGGTCAAGCGGGCGCGCAAGCGGCGAAGATTGGTGGTCTGAAAGCGGCAGCCGACATCATGAACTATCTGGACAACAATATCGAAGGCGTGTTGATGGACCAGATGCGCGATCAGGACGAAGACCTGGCAACGCAGATTCAGGATCTGATGTTTGTGTTCGAAAACCTGGTCGAAGTCGACGATCAGGGTATTCAGAAACTGCTGCGCGACGTTCCGCAAGATGTGCTGCAAAAAGCACTCAAAGGTGCCGACGATGCGCTGCGTGACAAGATCTTTAAGAACATGTCGAAACGTGCTGCTGAACTGATGAAAGACGACCTGGAGGCGATGCCGCCAATCAAGGTCTCGGATGTGGAAGCCGCACAGAAAGAAATTTTGGCGATTGCCCGCCGTATGGCCGACAACGGAGAAATCATGTTGTCTGGCGGGGCAGACGAATTCTTGTAA